The genomic stretch ggtacatcttccttcttgatcttgatttgatggtatcctgaccttaaatctatcttcgagaagactcttgctccttgaacttgatcaaaagatcttgaattctaggtaaaggatacttgttcttgatagttacattgttcaaatttctataatctccacacattctctttcctccatctcttttatccacaaaaatagctggtgtaccccatggtgacacactttcttgaataaatcccttctgttccagttcatctatctgagctttcagttccactaactcctttggccccatcttatatggtggttgtgctattggtgctgtgcctggaatcaggtcgattgtgaattctatctctctatcgggtggcattcccggtagttccttaggaaatacatccttaaattcattcactacaggaatatcttcaattctcacttccttcaggctgttgagttccaatccaatctctaattcactgtacttatctccttggaacacaattctacctccgatggagtcgcgaagtgatactgttttgtctccacagttaatcaccgctccattttctgtcaaccaatccatccctaagatgactgatatgtccttcatgggtatgattaataggtccgcgaaatacacacgatCACGTgatggttaggacttgtgcttctttcacgtgggtcactaagatcgttcccccgcggataggacgagttataggggtttctaacttagaacatctaagcccgaatttttccacaaattccaatgcaagaaatgatgtggttgctccggtatcaaataatactttgccaggatgagtaagaatgcttagcgtacctaagactgtttgatccgattcttccgcttgttccaaagatgtgcaattcagctttccataaggctttcccctcttattgttgttgttgttgtagttgcggttgttgttgttgttgttgttgttgcgattgttgttgttgtttccacctcgtcctccagggTTCTGTCCACTCCAGGACGACTTGTTTGGAcactccggcttgatgtgtccttccttcccacaaccatagcaaATGATTCTGGTTTTTGACAATCCTTCGCAAATGACCCTTTAGGCCACAATTGTTGCGAGATGATTTGGCTGATTGGATTCTGACTCTGACCTCctcggttgtattgattaccagtagtaggtctgtatcggggtttgaaacttcgatcaggtgttggtttactgattgggtacttccttggctctatacgagccctcttcctcctttcctcctggacttgcctgtagtcatcctcgaaagtgattgccgagtcaatcagttcctggaattcggcagttcttgccaacctcagttgcatcttcatgtatggattcatgcctttcatgaaccgcttcttccgtTTCTCCTCTGTATCCACATCTTCGAGTGCATATCCggataacctattgaaatcccgaacatactcgCATGATTGGTGCGTGATTCGTCTCagttcttcaaactccctcttcttcggctccaccacgctgtccggaacatgagcatcccgaaacttcttcttgaactcctcccgggTAAATACCTTATCCGGAGGGTGTACTTGctacaagattctcccaccatgatgctgcttGGTCCCGACAACGGATAAGTGGTATATccgatcttctcctcatcgttgcaaccaacggtcttcaatttccgttcggtatccataagccaatcttcagcgtccattggttccggagctgatgtgaatggtagtggtcttgcattttggaagtccgatagtgttactcccttgccttcattacccctctcattgatgacatgggtaaagaaatcctgcatattcttgctcgactttcctggtaacgccttcgtcttcctccattgacctcatatactCGTTGGAAATGCGGGTGtaacattgggtgtggtggtggtggtgcgttttCTGCTCTAGCTGCCGCATCCGCCTCctcttttctctttcttcccgctctctgcgagcctcttcggtttctactaacgccatttccccctagtcccgtaacaaagagcgattactcataattacaccatgcgaatgttttcgagctcaactcattgcccgagtactagtcacacaataaaatcaagaagcaaatccaaaacaaacatttattatgtatatacaccgtataatacataacacactcacaaacttatattacatgtggtatatataaaccacttatttggctcaaagcccaagccaacgggaatttaaaatacgttctattacaataccacctagattactttattcttccttggagctctactcctcatcgtcttcattcgcctccgcgtacatcctcGGGGTCCAACCGAGTACAGCGactagtcttccgaacaccgtccggaacaaaggtccttccagtaggtacgtaatctgaatcggacgaagtgccgagacagagatccgtcattccaaagtaactagataaagactcatacatatccccAGTGGAATACAGTGCCTCTTCTCcagtcatccatggaggattcctattcacttgacccctcatcttcttcttcttctttttctttgttccggaactctcacctacttcgtaCTCGTGATGGTTTAGATatacccatctccaaatctaaagaaatggaatcggtacctttctcttcctgctcgtagtgttggttaacatttgggttaaccgcctcactctcatctccggtatcacatggaattggctcctcctcatcaccaaaaggttccccgaaacgccaacccgtcgagttctcgattggtgactccgagcaatttatgttccatgagtggtctccccatatccagtatcatatgatgtcgacacatgtggatagtgcggaacaaagttaggtgtaagtgggtctcttgtaggtagatttctcttgaaccactcggtcactcaaatctacatcaccGTGCGGGTTAAAgaagggtgtagtatgttgtggttgtgccctcaagtcatgcatccgagtttggactttatcagggtccgtgaactcagctagcatgtggtcaatctcacctctcatcttcatgtgtaaaagatacatcgtggtcaataaagacttacagctatccatgtgctgtgctgcagcttcaggacttttgtgggctaacaccaaatgattaagagtgggatcctcatcttcctcggcatgaggtatatgagaaaactctgaacataggagttctactgacttgtgctgccttatctcaaggattgccttgaataggcccatatggtaggtctgtggtgatagttttggcttctccgtatggcattatacgactcatcgtgcagtttttccggtagttggaccgatactcgcacttggctaggatttccccatcatagtaagtatacttgataacagtatccgtggatcgcaatgaagttccttcaacatcccacacaggagagctgttattggtccatcataatcaccaagccaaccctcaactttcctcaaagtcctcttgggaaaagtgttcgccattatggctgtatacaaaagcagaatattagtagtgataatgcatcataatagctataataaagaattatcgcactaaaatatatggttttgctattctcaagtgaataaccaccatatttctagagaatcctttactatttctactagactcctacaggtttcttccctatactaggtttttccaacctaaggtcgcaacatttgctctgataccagctgcggtgaccccagCATAcccctgcatgttgtagtatacaagtcgttgatatgatctttgtgaaggggcttcctcacaaattgccatatccctcagagtggtacaacagaaacattgcaggtcataacactccatactttattacaaacattgtcttacaagttggtattctcacgagtcctatgagaacaccctaagagactactaaagtaccattacaacttatactaaagatgaaaagagctcaacaacttatttaggtaagttctacgttgctcggctctatgatgctaaggtatgtcactactcctccacctccgtgtcatccgagtccgtagactatcccatagtctacgccttccactccgccggtaagatcgagttcttcgtagaccagctcgtagcttccttctggtgccccatcgttgatagcctccacttcgggatcacagtctagcaagggtgtcgaaagaaagtgagtacagaggtactcagcaagttctaaaagaataaaaggtgtttgatgcactagctacgaccattgatcaggaaatcgcaggtcaatgcatgttttgaaaacatttcttcaaaaggttgcttttattatgaaaactatgcccgtcggtcttcacgagttgaccgaacttcgtggagttcctttcctgccgcgttcgcagttcccttcccggaacaaggagtgacgaccacaatttgatacactcgcagaggtgcgttacttttcccacaagagatctcaccctttttgccatccgcagggacttgcccccgttcacacttcctttggtgtgaggccgggtataaagatccaagcccacaccgccttctccgcgaccgcaaacccacccttttgtccacccgcacacctccggtagacttcccccgataatacggctttactcatggtgtactttggacaatccttcatagatcgtagagccatcatcactaatggatggggatttaaaaggctatcccaacctacggcgagtgcctccaacaccccgccggctctaccaatccgttggcgtgcgaagggaaaagatacgaccggcttcccgcgagccattatagatctcatggtcaacgcggtttgtacggcgctagaatcactggacggcattggtaatttaatcctagggtgatataacccattgcaatggaacctccaccatatcaacacataccatggttccattgccatccacatagtcatattcatagttggaaaataacatttcgtttgcaatgcaggaatgataagtatatagctttgcattaaagtagtagaaaataatcaagttgatatgagcaagggtgaacttgcctgtggactgcgagatagtgcagttcaatgcagttgatggaacctggacctcgggttctcgtaagaagcatcattgtccggtaaggacaatgttataaaaatccaaataatgcaatcatggatgtattattttatgttgaatccctttaccccattgaattattacaatttagggttgtatttaagatttatgtctttgacggtaatttacaattgatttaaaagtattaatcattgtaattcacacaaagtacaacaattcaaagtaaaatgattttacttgataattaccttagtcattccaaaataatttgaaattatagagttacctccatagttttggaataaaaaggattatagtattttcttgaaaaaataccctttgcaatagatatgacatggaatattagaatttcattttgaaatgtttgaaaataagtatttgaacttatttgatatttttccttgaattttaagtacaaggaaataataatttaaaattccaagttattatttgaattctgaaaattcataattttgaatttgtttcttaaattccatttcatattttattcttgttaagatttatttttcatacataaatccaatttttattggatttttagagttgtttatgatttattaaaatttggtaaagttttggtcttttattaaatgaaaaatgaccaaaataccccttggactcatattgggcccagcccaattagCCTAACTCggggacggcccaaataggctggcccccttttgggtttggtggcgccgaagcggcccaccactctcactctcactcggccctcttctcactcgtctcaaccctaatctctggcgaccctgaggcgatggcgtcgccgccatggccgccgccctgctccggccatcaccggcctcctccgccgtggccacctaccgatctagaaccgcctcgagcagacctatcgatctgtccgagccgtttctctcctctcgtcctctcctggcgaatcgccttgatctggatctcctggagaatcgccatgggcgatctggcggtctccgacgagctctcgccttcgtcgtcgacgtgtgcgcctccgagaccgacctggcgcgggtgctgcttgcggcgcccgtgccgtcgtctccatgctgtGTCTGctcgtggtggtgttcgtcggcgtaacgccggcgacttcccggCTTTGCAGCtcgctatggccgcgcgggcactctgcctcgccatgccgtagTTTCCGCCTCCAGAGCGCGGGTAAGTcctatgctcctcctccttctcttccgtgCGCTTCCCCTTGTTAccgtgcttcttcctcctcatgctatgTCACTCTCTCggtgatcttgtgatcatctagagttaTGCTACTCGCTGCGCAATCTTATCGTGCTTCGGTTTAtcgcaagctcatggcccaattaccatttctGGTACCGGCACATGCTCgctttgcttgctgttcatgctatgcttgccttgttgctacccctagcatgatctacacttaccatgctctaccgtgcttgctcaagagctatctatgccatgctatgattggttatgacttgcttatgctcacctggtctatcatgcttgcttgtctaggtgcacttgtgatgcatccgtgacacttgtgtgtgtgccggaggTGCCCGTGATATGATTCGAGTACTAATTCtgcaatccaatgatccattggatcatttcttgcttgttggcaaatctctctgtgtagcttggcttgctatgatcgatcaatttgatcaattgtttgtcaGTGATTGCTTACTGGCTAACATTGTGATTAAATGattcacttatttggtgatgctgatgctcaagcatccctgtgctgttgcttacttgtACTGTGGCTTATTTctagctatctagacttgctctagtggctatgaattaaattgtgttgcttaacagtatgctcttgtcatgcttagcatggatctgtgataaattcatgcttagattacttaatttcgatgaactgcttatgcagtgatgatttaaatgtcttgcttgtatatgagtttgttgttcatgattcttttacaagcaatcaaACTCGAATCCATTTCcggatagtgatgtggtctatttggcttgctcttatttggtgctaagtgtgatgtgacctcggtagccttgctatCGATCGGTTGCTCACcaagtggttggatcttgttggctactcaactttgcttgcatattaggggatcatagtaagtatgaatgccaatatgcttgcctgtgaagaaatctagggtttcgatggttgcttgcttaggatcttccGTGTAGTCTCAGTTGCTAATCTTtgctatctactggtgctatctgtgcatgtgatcttgctagtgtgtatCTGTGCATGCTTTCTAGCCTCTGTGCACATGatttgtatctggatggtttctgttttagtagcttttgactggcagtaatccttggtgaaaaccaagtgatgattcaccctgttgagcatctgctcaaccccatgactatgtcatgcatgttttatggattagatccattggatctgctccaggaacttggtataccttattccagctcctagtatgagattttgtgttgatgcagacttggggtttctgttcacagcccttcacctccagattctggttgatcttctcaggtcaccatgattcctggtggctaagttgggtgtgttggtttctgttcttggttatgaactggatgaactgtgcttgttcttgcttcacccttacccggtgaTCTTATCCGATCGATCGTGCActcggttctagggtttgtgtgctatttatatggtctctacttctcccctggccatgacacacaagctctggttactttatgactcaccccttgcattgccttgctgttgcttggctagcaacagccttcatatggtgaaacttgagcccctgtggctTGCTCAGTGCTGGTCTGCCTATGTTTATCTGATGCTGTCCAGGATTTTTGGACAAGTACAAGTGTGCTGTGACAGTTTCACTGTCCAAACCGAACTTTGTGTTATTTCGCTAactgtctaaactgaatcttgctaacacttgtattctggctagtacctgttatttgatttgcaggtttgaaggtgaatatgaccagaagatcatcctcaagacacttagtttaggtttagtttagaattaaacttgtaatttttccttttcttttattctgttcattatatctcaattcttgtatcaagaatattgtaaagactttgtaattgtgttgtatatcaataaagctcaagtttttggtttatgagcttttgtattatgtaatgtgtatattcttgattaaatattgtatttgatatttactttgaaattcaaaatgatttgaatttgtatcttgtgtttgaattttaaattcattgtttatattgtgtgatgtttatatttaaatgtttaacacttatcaaatgcaaacattccccaaagtaacaagttacaaaagagatcatgtcgaaatttccctaactcacattgcctaaccctagatgcaaaatgagagagaacctcgatccctcttaggtttagttgcaataaggcgcgaaaatttcccccgttttgcgatgaaatgcacatcccatttctaaatctacccttcgttgttcctatgttctgggttattacagagtGGCTGGCGGGAGAAGGATCTCGTCGCTGGCCGGGAGGAGATGCTGGCTCGGCGGTGCCGACCTCCTTCAGGCGGACGCATGGGCGCAGGAGGAGGCGAGCTCCAGCGGCGGCAAGCTCGAGCAGCGGCGGAGCGCGTGTTCCACCAGCGGTGGCGAGCTCGAGCAGCAGCAGCTGCGGCTTCCAACAGCCGCGCGAGTTCCAGCAGCCGGCGGCGAGGCGCAAGAGATCGCCGCCGCCAAGGGCGAGAGGCCGCCCGCCAGCCCGGCCGCGACGCTGCGAGATCCACCTGAGGCCCGCCGGCGCGAGGCTGCCAGGAGCGCGGGAGTCCACCGATGGGAAGCTGCGAGCGCGGGAGTCCGCCGGCGAGAAGATGCGAGTCCGGAATCCGCCCGCGCGCCGGCCGgcgggaagctgcgaacgcgatgCGATCGATGGAGCCCCTTTTTGAAAATATAAAAGGGTGGAAATGAAAAAAATCCTTTGAACTACACTTCCGACATCTAAATcgcgacggagggagtagttctttgcGTATAGTGCTTGAAACCCGAGGACAAACAGTCCTGATTTGTTGGCTTGTTGCTCTCTTTGATCTACTCAAACTTCCTTTTGTTATTTCGAGAGATGCGTgtgagttttttttttagaatggttaggacatctccaacggTCGGCGCAAAATGGATGCCTAAATTGACCGCATCGACCATTTGCGTCGGCCCATGGTGACCAAATGGTTATTTTTGTTTGCACATCTGTTTGCGCCTGGGGTTCCATAATCTTTTTACCTGTTCTTTTTTTTATTTAAACATAAAATAGGTACATTACAGAAAAtactacatagtttggaacatggttaaaACATTACATAACGAACTAGTGTGTTATGGTGCCCTTCGCATTTTTTGctacgaagaaagaacactcggttACTAAAACCAGAAAATTCAGCTGGTGTGCCTGGCCTTCTCCTGACGAAGAACATCTAGAAACCGACACTAGTGGCTCAAATTCGGTGGCCATCTTCACTGCAATTGAAGAATACTCTGGCAGTACTGTTGGTGCCCGAGCCGGACTCGCCGGTGTGGTACCGCCGCGGCAGAATgtctcatcgaacaccttgatgaCCATCTCGCTGTCGccttcgtagaggaaggtgatctTGCAGCCGGCCTCGAGGTTGAGGTCGCATGCAAACTTGTTCCACCCGGTGTGtgtaggtacatcttgccctgcccgttgaACAAGACCTCGACATGCCACCAGcaaaagttgcagctggcctcccgtagctgcaactcggCCGGCTCCGCGCTGTCGACGAACTTGTCTAGGAGCCGCTTCATGCCGAGGGGGtcctcgtcgatgcggaggaggaacacgAAGTACCTCGCCTCATGCGAAGACGAAGACaacgacggcgcaggcgacgACGAGTGCGGGGGCGTTGATGCTCCAGCCCCCGCCGCTCCCGCGAGCTCGACCACCTCACGGGCCACCTCGACCCGCCATGGATTCCCTCGCAGGGCCTGTGAGAGGGGAGGTGCGAGGCGACGCTACGGTGGAGATTGTGTGGCGGTTAAGGTTGAGGAGGGGATGAGGCAGCCGTGCGCGCCCCTCTTTTTATACGCTGGAGGCAACCGAGAGGGCGACACGCTTGTCAATGCAATTAAATCTCATTGGCAGTGGTACGCGGCGGGCGCTCGGCAGGCAAGGCATCACCATTAACGTAACGTAGACTGTTAAAGCTAGAAAGCAATTTACCTGAAGGAGTTGAGAATGCTCTCTTATAAAATAAAGCAGAAACATAAGATCTCCTTTGATAACTGGCTTAAAGTTCAGATTTAGATagctcttttctttccttttgatATAAATATCTCTGTACAGTGTTTTCATACTTAATATATAAATTTTGCGGTGGGAGTTTCTCTAAAGAAAAAAAGGGATGCCATCTTGCAAGTACCTACGCGCCGTTGCGAAGACGCATCGGGCTAGGTCACTGCTAGGCGGGACCGTGGGAGAAGCAAATGGTTAAGCGGCACGACCATGCAGTGACCGCGCCGACGCATCCGACGCAAATTTAGGCCTCGTTTGCTTCTAGCTGAGCATTTTTGCGCCGGGTTGCTGGGCAAGGGTGAAGACGCAAAATTTTAATCCCGGTTCAAAGGATCACTTTGGGTCCGTTTGCATCGGGCAATTGGAGATGACATTTGGAGTTTTGTCATTTTTACCCAAACTGAAGTAGGTCCTACTTTTTAATATTGTATTCTAGTCTAAACAAACACAGAGTTGGCATGTTTCAGAACGCAACTGCCGAACACAAGAAAGTCATGCACCGAAAAAGAAAATCCAATCGATTCTCTGAAACTGATTCTCCGTCTCGCCGGCAAGAAGCTCGCCGTCGGGGGTGGTTAGCTCGCGGCGGGGCTGCCTCCTCAGAGCTGGACGCCTCGTGGGATATCTCGCCGCGCTGCTTCCCCGCCACGGCAGATCCTGATGCCTCCCCgctactccaccaccacgcccgtgtcccgcatccgccgccgcctttcctccaccaccaccaccacctcccccgCACGGCCCTCACGCTCCTGGTCTCCCCACGCCGCCTTTGCCGCGGCCACGGAGCGCGCCCGCGCCGGCACGCTCAGCCCGGAGGACGCGCACCACCTGTTCGACGATTTGCTACGGCAGGCCGCCCCGGTCTCTGAGCGCTCCCTGGAcagcttcctcgccgccctcgcccgtgCGCCGGACTCCGGAGCCTGTAGAGATGGGTCTGCCCTCGCCATCGCCCTCTTCAACCGGGCGCGCCGAGAAGAAGCTGTCCcgcgggtggcgcggcccacaatCTTCACGTATGGCGTCCTCATGAACTGCTGCTGCCGCGCGCTTCGCCCGGACCTAGGGCTTGCCTTCTTCGGCCTCCTCCTCAGGACGGGCCTCAAGAAAAATGTCATCATCGGCAGCACCCTCCTCAAGTGCCTCTGCTATGCAAAACGCACGGACGAGGCTGTGAACGTGCTGTTTCATAGGATGTCCGAGCTCGGGTGTGTGCCTGATGCCTTATCATACAACATCGTTCTGAAGGGCTTGTGTGAAGATGGCAGAAGCCAACAAGCGCTCGACTTGCTCCAAAAAGTGAGGAAAGATGGAGGTGCCTGCTCCCCTGATGTGGTCACATATAACACCGTCATCCATGGCTTCTTTAAGGAAGGCGAAATTGGCAAGGCATGTGATCTATTCCATGAAATGCAGCAAATGGTTGTGCCAGATGTTGTGACATATAACTCGATTATTGATGCGCTGTGCAAGGCCAGAGTAATGGACAAGGCAGAGTTGTTCCTTCGGCAAATGGTTGAAAGAGGAGTTCAGCCGAATGAAGTGACATATACTAGCATCATACATGGATATTCCAGTTTGGGCAAGTGGAAAGAGGCAAGTAGACTGTTCAGAAAAATGACAAGCCTGGGTCTCATACCAAATATTGTTACTTGGAGCTCGTTCATGGCATCCCTTTGCAAGCATGGAAGAACCAAAGAAGCTGCAGGTGTTTTTGATTCTATGACCGCCAAGGGCCACAAACCTAACATCGTCACGTATGGCGCTCTGATCCACGGGTATGCGTCTGAAGGATGCTTTGTTGATATGATTAATCTCTTTAATTCGATGGTAGACAGTGGTATTGTAGCCGACTCTCATGTTTTCAACATCTTAATTGATGCATATGCTAAACATGGAATGATGGATGAAGCTATGCTCATACTTACGCAAATGCAGGAACAAGGAGTCAGTCCAGATGTATTCACCTATTTAAGTATAATAACTGCACTTTGTAGAATGGGCAGGCTGGCTGATGCTATGGACAAATTAAGTCAGATGATTTACATCAGGGTACAACCAAACACAGCTGTTTATCACACCCTAATTCAGGGCTGTTGTACACACGGTGATTTAGGGAAAGCTAAGGACTTGGTTTATGAAATGATGAACAAAGGTATTCCTCATCCTAACATCGTGTTCTTCAGTTCAATAATAGACAGTCTATGCAAAGAAGGAAGGGTGTTGGATTCACACGATATCTTCAACTTGGTTATAGAGATAGGTGAGACGCCTAGTATCATTACATTTAATTCGCTGATTGATGGATATTGCTTAGTCGGCAAGATGGAGAAAGCATCTCGAGTGCTTGATTCCATGGTATCAGTTGGCATTCAGCCTGATGTTGTTACGTATAATACACTTATTGATGGCTATCTTAAAAATGGAAGTATCGATGATGGGTTGAGTCTGTTTAGAGAAATGTCGCATAAGAAAATTAAACCTACAACCGTTACATATAACATCATACTGGATGGGTTATTTCGTTCCGGGGAaactgttgctgcaaagaaaaagTTCAAGGAGATGATCGAAAG from Lolium rigidum isolate FL_2022 chromosome 4, APGP_CSIRO_Lrig_0.1, whole genome shotgun sequence encodes the following:
- the LOC124647111 gene encoding protein Rf1, mitochondrial-like; amino-acid sequence: MPPRYSTTTPVSRIRRRLSSTTTTTSPARPSRSWSPHAAFAAATERARAGTLSPEDAHHLFDDLLRQAAPVSERSLDSFLAALARAPDSGACRDGSALAIALFNRARREEAVPRVARPTIFTYGVLMNCCCRALRPDLGLAFFGLLLRTGLKKNVIIGSTLLKCLCYAKRTDEAVNVLFHRMSELGCVPDALSYNIVLKGLCEDGRSQQALDLLQKVRKDGGACSPDVVTYNTVIHGFFKEGEIGKACDLFHEMQQMVVPDVVTYNSIIDALCKARVMDKAELFLRQMVERGVQPNEVTYTSIIHGYSSLGKWKEASRLFRKMTSLGLIPNIVTWSSFMASLCKHGRTKEAAGVFDSMTAKGHKPNIVTYGALIHGNKESVQMYSPI